One genomic region from Asterias amurensis chromosome 7, ASM3211899v1 encodes:
- the LOC139939282 gene encoding advillin-like isoform X2 produces the protein MSDKMGMVDPEFQGAGKKEGLKIWRIEKMKVAKIPEKDYGYFFTGDSYIVLHTRASGSTFVWNIHFWLGKETSQDEAGVAAYKTTELDDSLGGSPTQHREVQEHESKLFMSYFKKGVIYKAGGVASGFKHVERNKHDPKLSKVKGKRSVRVLPVPLSWDSFNNGDVFILELNQVIYVWSGSQANRQEKIKGGQYGTMVRDDMYGGKAHIVYLDESSQMPDEVIKALGPAPKTFKESESDDETFVRQHVSNTKLYHVTDESGALVVTEKAISPLTQDLLNSDDCYIIDQGGAGIFVWKGKSATQREKVRAMKNAEGFIKAKKYPNGTKIMAVNDGAEPTAFKFIFKNWTGKNTTQGMGKTHSRGNIAKIEHKKFDASTLHKKSTSDFVADPSLAASSGMPDDGTGTVKIWRIENFELVEQDQALYGQFFGGDSYVILYTYKVKGREQYIIFFWQGQESSIDEKGASAIHAQRIDDEMGGAPVQVRVVQNKEPRHFQMIFKGKMIIHMGGRASGFKNRQEEDKAESTARLYQVRGTNELNTKAVEVPARASSLNSNDVFVLKMPKETYLWCGKGGSGDERELAKTVAKTLAGRSADYTMVPESQEPTSFWGALGGKAPYATSKTMEVEEPDFPPRLFQCSNAKGNFIVEEINDFSQEDMVQDDVMLLDAYHTVFVWIGSGANATERKEAIKIAQEYILSDPSGRDIDSLSLIKIMEGNEPLHFTGHFHAWNPNYFKDLPNLEDMKSQAKKENEKIAITVPKKDEGENFNELPKYSLEKLQSADLPDDIDHSKKEYYLSAADFEKVFKMKFEAYIKLPGWKRNNLRKANKLF, from the exons CTCAG GATGAGGCTGGTGTGGCAGCCTACAAGACGACAGAGCTGGACGACTCACTAGGGGGTTCCCCTACCCAGCATCGGGAAGTACAGGAACATGAATCCAAACTCTTCATGTCCTACTTCAAGAAAGGAGTCAT CTATAAGGCTGGTGGTGTTGCGTCTGGCTTCAAACACGTGGAGAGGAATAAGCACGACCCCAAACTGTCAAAGGTCAAGGGCAAGCGAAGTGTCAGAGTCCTTCCT GTTCCATTGTCGTGGGATTCCTTCAACAACGGCGATGTATTTATTCTGGAGCTGAATCAAGTCATCTATGTCTGGAGTGGATCCCAGGCTAACCGACAAGAAAAGATTAAG GGTGGTCAGTATGGAACGATGGTGAGGGATGACATGTACGGTGGCAAGGCACACATTGTCTACCTCGACGAATCCAGCCAGATGCCCGACGAAGTCATCAAAGCCCTGGGGCCTGCGCCGAAGACCTTCAAAGAGTCCGAGTCTGATGATGAGACGTTCGTGAGGCAGCATGTGTCCAACACCAAGCTGTACCA TGTTACTGACGAGTCTGGTGCTCTAGTCGTTACAGAAAAAGCCATCAGTCCCCTGACCCAAGACCTGCTTAACTCCGat GACTGTTACATCATCGATCAAGGAGGAGCCGGTATTTTCGTCTGGAAGGGCAAATCGGCCACTCAAAGGGAGAAAGTCAGGGCCATGAAGAATGCCGAG GGGTTCATTAAAGCCAAGAAGTACCCCAACGGTACTAAGATCATGGCAGTCAACGACGGAGCCGAACCGACGGCCTTCAAGTTTATCTTTAAGAACTGGACAGGGAAGAACACTACACAAGGAATGGGTAAAACTCACTCAAGAGGAAATATTG CTAAAATTGAGCACAAGAAGTTTGACGCCAGCACCCTTCACAAAAAGAGCACAAGTGACTTTGTGGCAGACCCATCCCTGGCTGCCTCGTCCGGTATGCCCGATGACGGCACTGGCACAGTCAAG ATCTGGCGCATTGAGAACTTTGAGTTGGTGGAGCAGGATCAAGCCCTCTATGGTCAGTTCTTTGGCGGTGATAGCTACGTGATTCTCTACACCTACAAGGTCAAAGGAAGGGAACAATACATCATCTTCTTCTGGcag GGCCAGGAATCTTCCATTGATGAGAAGGGTGCGTCTGCAATCCATGCTCAGAGGATAGATGATGAAATGGGCGGAGCTCCGGTCCAGGTACGAGTTGTTCAGAACAAAGAGCCACGGCACTTCCAGATGATCTTCAAAGGCAAGATGATCATCCACATG GGAGGCAGGGCCAGCGGCTTCAAGAATCGGCAAGAAGAAGACAAGGCCGAGTCTACAGCTCGTTTGTACCAAGTCAGAGGAACCAATGAGCTGAACACAAAGGCTGTAGAG GTTCCAGCGAGAGCAAGCTCTCTCAACTCCAACGATGTGTTTGTTCTCAAGATGCCTAAGGAGACCTACTTATGGTGTGGTAAG GGAGGCAGTGGTGATGAGAGAGAACTCGCTAAGACTGTGGCCAAGACATTAGCTGGAAG AAGTGCTGATTACACCATGGTGCCCGAGAGTCAAGAACCAACAAGCTTCTGGGGTGCCTTAGGAGGCAAGGCACCATACGCAACCAGCAAAACAATGGAG GTCGAGGAGCCCGATTTTCCACCCCGCCTCTTCCAGTGTTCAAATGCCAAGGGTAACTTCATTGTTGAGGAGATCAACGACTTCTCCCAGGAAGACATGGttcaagatgacgtcatgttGCTGGATGCCTACCACACG GTGTTTGTTTGGATTGGATCAGGAGCTAACGCCACAGAGAGAAAAGAAGCCATTAAGATTGCACAG GAGTACATTTTGTCTGATCCGAGTGGCAGAGACATCGATTCCCTATCTTTGATCAAGATCATGGAAGGGAACGAGCCGCTGCACTTCACCGGTCACTTCCACGCATGGAATCCAAACTATTTCAAG GACCTCCCTAATCTTGAGGACATGAAGTCGCAAGCCAAGAAAGAGAACGAGAAGATAGCGATCACG GTCCCCAAGAAGGATGAAGGAGAGAACTTCAACGAACTTCCCAAATACTCCTTGGAGAAACTCCAATCAGCCGACCTGCCTGATGATATTGACCATAGCAAGAAGGAG TATTATCTGTCCGCTGCCGACTTTGAGAAGGTCTTCAAGATGAAATTTGAGGCGTACATCAAGTTACCTGGCTGGAAGAGAAACAACTTGCGAAAAGCCAACAAGTTATTCTGa
- the LOC139939282 gene encoding advillin-like isoform X1, with protein MSDKMGMVDPEFQGAGKKEGLKIWRIEKMKVAKIPEKDYGYFFTGDSYIVLHTRASGSTFVWNIHFWLGKETSQDEAGVAAYKTTELDDSLGGSPTQHREVQEHESKLFMSYFKKGVIYKAGGVASGFKHVERNKHDPKLSKVKGKRSVRVLPVPLSWDSFNNGDVFILELNQVIYVWSGSQANRQEKIKGGQYGTMVRDDMYGGKAHIVYLDESSQMPDEVIKALGPAPKTFKESESDDETFVRQHVSNTKLYHVTDESGALVVTEKAISPLTQDLLNSDDCYIIDQGGAGIFVWKGKSATQREKVRAMKNAEGFIKAKKYPNGTKIMAVNDGAEPTAFKFIFKNWTGKNTTQGMGKTHSRGNIAKIEHKKFDASTLHKKSTSDFVADPSLAASSGMPDDGTGTVKIWRIENFELVEQDQALYGQFFGGDSYVILYTYKVKGREQYIIFFWQGQESSIDEKGASAIHAQRIDDEMGGAPVQVRVVQNKEPRHFQMIFKGKMIIHMGGRASGFKNRQEEDKAESTARLYQVRGTNELNTKAVEVPARASSLNSNDVFVLKMPKETYLWCGKGGSGDERELAKTVAKTLAGRSADYTMVPESQEPTSFWGALGGKAPYATSKTMEVEEPDFPPRLFQCSNAKGNFIVEEINDFSQEDMVQDDVMLLDAYHTVFVWIGSGANATERKEAIKIAQEYILSDPSGRDIDSLSLIKIMEGNEPLHFTGHFHAWNPNYFKDLPNLEDMKSQAKKENEKIAITLTPITMRMDQVPKKDEGENFNELPKYSLEKLQSADLPDDIDHSKKEYYLSAADFEKVFKMKFEAYIKLPGWKRNNLRKANKLF; from the exons CTCAG GATGAGGCTGGTGTGGCAGCCTACAAGACGACAGAGCTGGACGACTCACTAGGGGGTTCCCCTACCCAGCATCGGGAAGTACAGGAACATGAATCCAAACTCTTCATGTCCTACTTCAAGAAAGGAGTCAT CTATAAGGCTGGTGGTGTTGCGTCTGGCTTCAAACACGTGGAGAGGAATAAGCACGACCCCAAACTGTCAAAGGTCAAGGGCAAGCGAAGTGTCAGAGTCCTTCCT GTTCCATTGTCGTGGGATTCCTTCAACAACGGCGATGTATTTATTCTGGAGCTGAATCAAGTCATCTATGTCTGGAGTGGATCCCAGGCTAACCGACAAGAAAAGATTAAG GGTGGTCAGTATGGAACGATGGTGAGGGATGACATGTACGGTGGCAAGGCACACATTGTCTACCTCGACGAATCCAGCCAGATGCCCGACGAAGTCATCAAAGCCCTGGGGCCTGCGCCGAAGACCTTCAAAGAGTCCGAGTCTGATGATGAGACGTTCGTGAGGCAGCATGTGTCCAACACCAAGCTGTACCA TGTTACTGACGAGTCTGGTGCTCTAGTCGTTACAGAAAAAGCCATCAGTCCCCTGACCCAAGACCTGCTTAACTCCGat GACTGTTACATCATCGATCAAGGAGGAGCCGGTATTTTCGTCTGGAAGGGCAAATCGGCCACTCAAAGGGAGAAAGTCAGGGCCATGAAGAATGCCGAG GGGTTCATTAAAGCCAAGAAGTACCCCAACGGTACTAAGATCATGGCAGTCAACGACGGAGCCGAACCGACGGCCTTCAAGTTTATCTTTAAGAACTGGACAGGGAAGAACACTACACAAGGAATGGGTAAAACTCACTCAAGAGGAAATATTG CTAAAATTGAGCACAAGAAGTTTGACGCCAGCACCCTTCACAAAAAGAGCACAAGTGACTTTGTGGCAGACCCATCCCTGGCTGCCTCGTCCGGTATGCCCGATGACGGCACTGGCACAGTCAAG ATCTGGCGCATTGAGAACTTTGAGTTGGTGGAGCAGGATCAAGCCCTCTATGGTCAGTTCTTTGGCGGTGATAGCTACGTGATTCTCTACACCTACAAGGTCAAAGGAAGGGAACAATACATCATCTTCTTCTGGcag GGCCAGGAATCTTCCATTGATGAGAAGGGTGCGTCTGCAATCCATGCTCAGAGGATAGATGATGAAATGGGCGGAGCTCCGGTCCAGGTACGAGTTGTTCAGAACAAAGAGCCACGGCACTTCCAGATGATCTTCAAAGGCAAGATGATCATCCACATG GGAGGCAGGGCCAGCGGCTTCAAGAATCGGCAAGAAGAAGACAAGGCCGAGTCTACAGCTCGTTTGTACCAAGTCAGAGGAACCAATGAGCTGAACACAAAGGCTGTAGAG GTTCCAGCGAGAGCAAGCTCTCTCAACTCCAACGATGTGTTTGTTCTCAAGATGCCTAAGGAGACCTACTTATGGTGTGGTAAG GGAGGCAGTGGTGATGAGAGAGAACTCGCTAAGACTGTGGCCAAGACATTAGCTGGAAG AAGTGCTGATTACACCATGGTGCCCGAGAGTCAAGAACCAACAAGCTTCTGGGGTGCCTTAGGAGGCAAGGCACCATACGCAACCAGCAAAACAATGGAG GTCGAGGAGCCCGATTTTCCACCCCGCCTCTTCCAGTGTTCAAATGCCAAGGGTAACTTCATTGTTGAGGAGATCAACGACTTCTCCCAGGAAGACATGGttcaagatgacgtcatgttGCTGGATGCCTACCACACG GTGTTTGTTTGGATTGGATCAGGAGCTAACGCCACAGAGAGAAAAGAAGCCATTAAGATTGCACAG GAGTACATTTTGTCTGATCCGAGTGGCAGAGACATCGATTCCCTATCTTTGATCAAGATCATGGAAGGGAACGAGCCGCTGCACTTCACCGGTCACTTCCACGCATGGAATCCAAACTATTTCAAG GACCTCCCTAATCTTGAGGACATGAAGTCGCAAGCCAAGAAAGAGAACGAGAAGATAGCGATCACG TTGACTCCGATCACAATGAGAATGGATCAG GTCCCCAAGAAGGATGAAGGAGAGAACTTCAACGAACTTCCCAAATACTCCTTGGAGAAACTCCAATCAGCCGACCTGCCTGATGATATTGACCATAGCAAGAAGGAG TATTATCTGTCCGCTGCCGACTTTGAGAAGGTCTTCAAGATGAAATTTGAGGCGTACATCAAGTTACCTGGCTGGAAGAGAAACAACTTGCGAAAAGCCAACAAGTTATTCTGa